cccaggagtggccggcacccaaaattaccccaagagcgcagagacgactcatccgagaggtcacaaagaccccaggacaacgtctaaaaactgcaggcctcacttgtctcaattaaggtcagtgttcacgactccaccataagaaagagactgggcaaaacggcctgcatgacagatttccaagacgttaaaccactgttaagcaaaaagaacattagggctcgtctcaattttgctaagaatgatctcaatgattgccaagaattttgggaaaataccttgtggactgatgagacaaaagttgaactttttggaaggcaaatgtcccgttacatctggcgaaaaggaacacagcatttcagaaaagaacatcataccaacagtaaaatatggtggtggtagtgtgatggtctggggttgttttgctgcttcaggacctggaaggcttgctgtgatagatggaaccatgaattctactgtctaccaaaaatcctgaaggagaatgtccgccatctgttcacaactcaagctgaagcgatcttgagtgctgcaacaggacaatgacccaaaacacaccagcaaatccacctctgaatggctgaagaaaacaaaatgaagactttggagtggcctagtcaaagtcctgacctgaatccaattgagatgctatggcatgaccttaaaaagcggttcatgctagaaaaccctcaaataaagctgaattacaacaattctgcaaagatgagtgggccaaaattcctccagagcgctgtaaaagactcattgcaagttatcgcaacgcttgattgcagttattgctgctaagggtggcccaaccagttattaggttcagggggcaattactttttcacacagggccatgtaggtttggattttttttctccctaaataataaaaaccatcatttaaaaactgcattttgtgtttacttgtgttatatttgactaatggttaaatgtgtttgatgatcagaaacattttgtgtgacaaacatgcaaaagaataagaaatcagaaggggcaatagtttttcacaccactgtatatgtttatatatgtgtgtgtgtatgtatatatatatatgtatttgtgtgtatatatgtgtatgtatgtatgtgtgtgtgtatatgtatgtgtgtatatgtagatatgtatatatatatatgtatatatatgtggatgtatgtgtatatatgtatatatatatatatgtatgcatatatgtgtgtgtgtatatatatatatgttgtaaaaataataaagagtcttgaaCTTTatccagtgtggcagtaggggcgctagtgctcccttgaaccctcaggtgcagctccagacaccggataaaagtccaagactctttattatttttttacagtgcaccaagcaccttccgtACCACTCATAAACTCACAATAAATCACCATAAACtatcctcctcgcccagacacttgctcctctacctcccagctcagctcagtgtctgggctgagccattgtccttttatagcccctgacccggaggtgttcctgtcccaacagtccacagttccttattccttccgggtcagggcaatcaggccttcacttcaacccgggagcacgtagTTCCTTctcgtcacgtgaccgtgatgtactcccgggtcataagacaaaaaagagcccataagcctccccacagcgactcctggtggtcccttaagatatccagcagggctgtgtataaatactacaaagtccataaggccctgctggaccacGGGGCACTATCCTgttgtcggagagctcctcctggctgcCTGGGGGAGGACCGCATGAGAAGCCGCAGTCCTccacaatgtgtatatgtatatatgtatggatatgtatatatatatgtttatatgtgtgtgtgtgtatatatatatatatatatgacagcaacactcatcactcacaacagtgacaaaacaattacattgacaatcaggttacgttattttcaaaatgtttccttttctttttcattacttctttaacacactacttctcctggctttagggtattttgctagtatatatatatatatattatatacatttatattatattatattatattatattatattatattatattatattatattatattatattatattatatacatttttacaggACCATAAATGTAATGTGGTAAAAATCTTGTGAGTATGAATTCTATTACAtaaaaagtaagtaagtaaaagaATGTAAACAAAGAAGTAAGAATGGAAAGATTTCTGGAGATAAACTCACCAGTATACTCACCAGTATTGCTCTTTGCCACATCTTCTGTAATGTCTAACTCAGTTCCATTACCAAATTCTCTTGTTAGAATTGGCATGTCGTATATTAGGATGCAGTAGTATTTTCCCACATCATTTCTTTCAGTGTTGGAGATGTGTAAAGTAgctgatgtgtttaaaattttgagaGTAGTCCTGTTTACTACCTCAATCACTGTTGTATTTAAATAAGTCTTTTTGGATATAACATGTGAAATGTTGTTCTTTTTCCATTCTACTTGAATTCTTGGAAGAATTTGTGAAGTTTCCCAGGAACACATCATTTCCACTGAATCTCCCACTTTAACAGTTATGTGAAGTGGAGTCTGGCTAACCTTGATGGAttctgcagaaaagaaaaaaaaagaaagaaagttgttTCGATTCAGGGGAAACCTGTCCAAGCCAGATACATCATACTAaagtataataaacattaacccataataataattttgaataTGTTTGTGGCTGCTATAGGGAATTTTTAAATGTATCCCATTTTGATGATACAATAATTTTAAAgcaacataaatatgaataaagtacatttttctaTCAGTGTATAAGACTGACATAAAACATTGTTCTTAAAGTTCATTTTCACTTATTGTCTTGGTCTAAGCCCACATAATCCTGAACAGAGTCATGGGGGGACTGGTTCCAGCTCCAAGAAccatagggcataaggcaggaacagtcccctggagagggcaccagtccattgcctggtgaacacacacatacacacagacacattctCAAACCAGAGGGCCAATTTAGcgttgccaatgcacctaacctgcacttcATTGCACTGTTGGAGGAAATAGGAGCACTCAGAGTTCTGCAAGGAATAGGTGTTATGGCCCATGACTCTGACTTTGATTAAATGGGCTTGACagatttaaattatgttaatataAAGGTAGTATGGACCAATATATACATAGCTTGTATATTGAGATATAAACAATGATGATGTGTAGAGAAGCTTACTACGTTAAAGCAAAACTTTTATTCAGTTGGCTTATATAGTCCTACACTAAAGTTGTTAGGTGCATAAAAGTTTTGAGATGATGCAAGTACAGTTTATGTCATTTACTATTAATTCGTTACTATactattaatttaataaacacagtaaattccacattttaatatgtcaaataaaaatgaataaccaataTAGTAAGTGCTGCATTACATTTAGAATAAATGTTTTGCAATGATTTTGTTCCAAGTTGAATGTGCTTCTTATTTTAAGGTGATACAGTGATCATGATTTCATGTTAAAAGCTGAATGAGTTCAAGTTCACTCCGTTGAGTTAGAAAGACAATCATTTCATTAACCCATAGGAATTATTGGCAGGAATATTAAATCCATAGGAATTGTTggtagaaatattaaaaaatgttcatggaaaatattataatgtttatatatttttatacaacgCTTGGTTGCAGGAAAAGCAAACTAAACCTGTCTGTTGCGCAGGAAAGTATCTTTAGGTATGATACTGTAATACTTTATGTGATGaaactgtttaacataaaatCTCAAGGATGGAaattatttgttttccttttctggaAATTAAAATAGCATTTAAACAATTTTGCTATTGTACATAATGGAGAGCCACAATGTTTTAAATTCTCCcgatgtgttttttatttgctgtacAATAGAAGGATCACACATGATCCATATTTCTGGTTTTTAGCACAGCCAATTTCagtgtaatacattttttaacaagcaAAAACATATATGCGTGATATAAAGCTCAGGTGTATTTGCAGACTTggctaaatattttgaaatttgttatattttgttcctaaaaatatttttgtaataatgaatcatattcaaaaataacagcataAGTAAGTCAATATAATTACATGCGTTAGacaactttaaaaggacactttTCAACAGTGCTCTGTAATATCTTGTAGTTAAAAGGCAGCCCAGATAGATAGGTGATGGCTGAAATAACTTTGatagacagcagattccaacGTGAATGGTCAAAGAATTTCATCCATTGAAGTGCTGTTGTTAATTGGTAATTGTGAAAAGATTTGTTGCTAATTGgggttcaattttcttcaaacataacatttttgaaagacgtACTTAATGGCCAATTAAAAACATGTGTTTGAAGCTGGTCAGTAATGGATAGAAGGTCATTTTGTTGCATTGCATTGTCGATACATTATAGTGccagaaaaatgttaaattattatgATCTGTTGATAATGAAGCCGTCTGGTTGCTTATAGTATAAAAGAAATCCTGAGTACACGGTTATTCAATGTTTGCATTGTTACCGAGCCACAGCAATGGACactctttcattcatttctaaGTGACATTTCTTGAAATTATTACTTTTATGATAAAAAACATCATGTCACTTACCTACTATGATTTCAAGGAGTGGGAGAAGTGAGTTGCTCTAACAGAGTTTTGCACATATACCATACCAAGCAGAAGCACCACACCTTCATTCTACAATACATACATTGGCCAATTTGcagtttttgttctatttttgcaATTACAGTTATTGTACACATTTCATATTCTGCTGTGAATCAATGTGGCAAAaagctttgttttaataaatctgatCATCTAATACTATTCAATAACTTACAGTAATGGTACTCACCTACTGGAAAATAACAAGAAATCACAAGAAAGCAACTGACAAGCATTGTGAGCTGGAGCATTGTACAGATGCACTGCTCAGCTTGGCACCTCGGAAAGTATGAACGTTTGTGGTTGTCCAATAAAGTAGCGTGACAGGCTGCAGAACCGCAGTGAGATGAACGGACTACAGCCTGTACTTTGTACATAAATAGATGTGGGAAGAATAAACATGAACTGCCACGGCTATATGATAATTAATAGATTAGGGAGCACAAACCATTTGAGCCGCTTTAAAATTAAGTGAAAaagcatatttttcattttgttactgCATGGGTCTTTTTAATTCAagacaaatttaattttaaataatttaaatatttgattaCAAATCATTGTACATGTATAATGGGGGGTTTATTAACAATTGCTGATGTATTAGCCGTGGAAAAAAGCTTCTCAATTTTTATGTtcagtttttcaatttttatgGCACCTTTCACTATAGGTAATGTCATCATCAAGGAAAATCATAATATTTCAAAGgagatggtaataataataataaaatatttatccaGCTTCTTATTCTACTTCATCTTGTTATGTGTGGTTTGAGCTTATCTCAAAAGCAATAGACACCAGGCAATGGCCATCACTGGACAAGATGTCAGCCCATCAGTGTTATTATTTGATCTGATAAAAAGTGAACATAAAAGGGCCACAGCTTTGTGTGAAGccaagagaaaataataaaaacaccaaaagaagaaagttaaagaaaactAGATGAATCAAGATTCAGTGTTGACAAaatatgtgtaaggtttctcatATTTTGACATTCTGATGGATTTACTGTATTGGCCTTGAAGAATGTTAAGAGCTAATAGCAAATGCAGGAAAGGACAGGTCTTCACATTGTTAAATTAACACTTTACACAAGTATTCCAAATGAATACTTTTGAGGGTTACTTTAACACCATAAGGGTGCATTTAACCCTGGCTATTTTGCTATGTAGAGAGTAACAAACCGATGGTGTTTTTCTGGTGTCAGGAAGATGTTAATGTACTTTGAAGGTTAAAAAGAATCAGAATAATGCTGTGCTGTTAAGGCCAAGTGCTCTGTGATTACACTATTAAAAAATTAGAgttcttttaaggaaatttaaggAATTTCATTTTGTATTCCAGATTATGTTAACAATGAATATAATAATTAACTTATTAACAGTTATATACTGCAATAATATTATAGAAAAAGGTATACTGATACATGAAAAGCAGGTTATTTTTGGAATAATAATCAGGATTATTATTATGGACAATTCATCTAATtaatgttgtcacacacgcgcatgggaggcagctaaagggcttgagtgaaggcagttcgaggcatgccgggtgtggcagagtgcactgactcttttctccttgcctgtagaccatcccgggggatttcacctggatctcctgacatcacttccgggactgagccaatggaagtcggccacaccagctccagtccctctgatgtcacctccggctacgagccaatggtggaagaccacgtgccagatccatacgacctcacttcctgtctccccctttaaaacctgcctcCTTtccctttgtttcctcagtcttgttttggactcggttgtatgcacttcagtgctctgtatttctaaagaaaacgactttgcagccaggataccacaatatacgggtggctgccccaactctttatctgtccatgtctcgttcttgtgacagtggcgagtcggcaggatggagaagtcccagagagaaggggacaggacctgcaatatacccaggtgggagcgtaccgggccgagtcttcaggcggggagggtgccccgcggtccggcgtgacccggtgcgggctccgctcccagcactcataactaggccatctggagaggccaggggtgtgcgggtggggctcacagaattgggctgccctggagggaggcaaagggactcattATGCTCttttggggagagtgcctgcctccctgcgaaaccaaagccccatttaccacctaggggtgccccagactggcaggtgaataaaataaaaaatggaggttggaccctgagcggccgaccaacaaacaagcctggtccttatgggcaatggtagggcattggctacggccatttgaaaacacgccctaccaaataatagagcaggtagcttgctatctgctcctggaagcgcttccccgtggcttcacccagccggtttggggcgagcggtttaagaacatgtctgagctcatagagcttatggagacgcagagggcggcctcacactctgggggagcagaaccgtcctcatgtcaaacccagccgggtatgcgttccaagacctagcccctccctgtacaatccggaggcTCGTGCGGGCGTCCgcgggcgcgcaaaccgcttgggggcaaggaggaatgcaggtggagggcgaggaggggttggtgtgctctcgctaatccgctggcggtcccacatactggcgtggtgatcgccaacggacacaagaccacaggtttgttcgaccgcagcaacatttccattgttgcccgccgctttgtgcaaccgcaacagtggctaaaatttaagaccggtataacctgtgtccacggagacatccgctggtacaggtccgccgctgtgtcatcagttacggagggtcagttcagaactcaccgtagcgtcctacctgatcctccacacccggtgatacta
This genomic window from Polypterus senegalus isolate Bchr_013 chromosome 4, ASM1683550v1, whole genome shotgun sequence contains:
- the LOC120528618 gene encoding uncharacterized protein LOC120528618 isoform X2; this encodes MLQLTMLVSCFLVISCYFPVESIKVSQTPLHITVKVGDSVEMMCSWETSQILPRIQVEWKKNNISHVISKKTYLNTTVIEVVNRTTLKILNTSATLHISNTERNDVGKYYCILIYDMPILTREFGNGTELDITEDVAKSNTGEYTGTVLEGAGENKVSVLCTSATEFDDLHTSVQAAQAAHPPE
- the LOC120528618 gene encoding uncharacterized protein LOC120528618 isoform X3 gives rise to the protein MLQLTMLVSCFLVISCYFPVESIKVSQTPLHITVKVGDSVEMMCSWETSQILPRIQVEWKKNNISHVISKKTYLNTTVIEVVNRTTLKILNTSATLHISNTERNDVGKYYCILIYDMPILTREFGNGTELDITEDVAKSNTGTVLEGAGENKVSVLCTSATEFDDLHTSVQAAQAAHPPE
- the LOC120528618 gene encoding uncharacterized protein LOC120528618 isoform X1 — protein: MLQLTMLVSCFLVISCYFPVESIKVSQTPLHITVKVGDSVEMMCSWETSQILPRIQVEWKKNNISHVISKKTYLNTTVIEVVNRTTLKILNTSATLHISNTERNDVGKYYCILIYDMPILTREFGNGTELDITEDVAKSNTEIYTICNVLRSLPLVAMVAAVLYVNHKKKEPKGTVLEGAGENKVSVLCTSATEFDDLHTSVQAAQAAHPPE